One genomic region from Corvus hawaiiensis isolate bCorHaw1 chromosome 28, bCorHaw1.pri.cur, whole genome shotgun sequence encodes:
- the SH3GL1 gene encoding endophilin-A2 isoform X3, whose protein sequence is MSVAGLKKQFYKASQLVSEKVGGAEGTKLDDDFKEMEKKVDLTSKAVTEVLTRTIEYLQPNPASRAKLTMLNTMSKIRGQVKNPGYPQSEGLLGECMIRYGKELGEDSNFGDALLDAGESMKRLAEVKDSLDIEVKQNFIDPLQNLCDKDLKEIQHHLKKLEGRRLDFDYKKKRQGKIPDEELRQAMEKFEESKEVAETSMHNLLETDIEQVSQLSALVDAQLDYHRQAVQILDELAEKLKRRMREASSRPKREYKPKPRETYDFGDTDQSNGGFSCNPTPKVSAPLDQPCCKALYDFEPENDGELGFKEGDIITLTNQIDENWYEGMIHGQSGFFPLNYVEVLVPLPQ, encoded by the exons atGTCGGTGGCGGGGCTGAAGAAGCAGTTCTACAAAGCGAGCCAG CTGGTCAGCGAGAAGGTCGGAGGGGCCGAAGGGACCAAGTTAGATGATGACTTCAAGGAGATGGAAAAG AAAGTGGACCTGACCAGCAAGGCCGTCACAGAAGTACTGACCAGAACCATAGAGTACCTCCAGCCCAACCCAG CTTCCAGAGCCAAGCTCACCATGCTCAACACGATGTCCAAGATCCGCGGGCAGGTGAAGAACCCCGGCTACCCGCAGTccgaggggctgctgggggagtgCATGATCCGCTAcgggaaggagctgggagaggattCCAACTTCG GGGACGCGCTCCTCGACGCCGGTGAGTCCATGAAGCGCTTGGCCGAGGTGAAGGACTCGCTGGACATTGAAGTCAAACAAAACTTCATTGATCCCCTGCAGAACCTGTGTGACAAAGACCTGAAGGAGATCCAG CACCATCTCAAGAAGCTGGAAGGGAGACGCCTGGACTTTGACTACAAGAAGAAGCGACAGGGCAAGATCCCCGATGAGGAGCTCCGGCAGGCCATGGAGAAGTTTGAGGAATCCAAGGAAGTGGCAGAGACCAGCATGCACAACCTGCTGGAGACGGAT ATCGAGCAGGTGAGCCAGCTGTCCGCCCTGGTGGATGCCCAGCTGGATTACCACAGGCAGGCCGTGCAGATCCTGGACGAGCTCGCCGAGAAGCTCAAGCGCAG GATGAGGGAGGCCTCCTCACGTCCCAAGCGGGAGTACAAACCCAAGCCCAGGGAGACGTACGACTTCGGGGACACCGACCAGTCCAACGGGGGCTTCTCCTGCAACCCCACCCCCAAAGTCTCAG cccccctggaccagccctgctgcaaagcCCTCTACGACTTCGAGCCCGAGAACGACGGCGAGCTGGGCTTCAAGGAGGGCGACATCATCACCCTGACGAACCAGATCGACGAGAACTGGTACGAGGGGATGATCCACGGCCAGTCCGGCTTCTTCCCGCTCAACTACGTGGAAGTGCTGGTCCCGCTACCTCAGTGA
- the SH3GL1 gene encoding endophilin-A2 isoform X1, which yields MSVAGLKKQFYKASQLVSEKVGGAEGTKLDDDFKEMEKKVDLTSKAVTEVLTRTIEYLQPNPASRAKLTMLNTMSKIRGQVKNPGYPQSEGLLGECMIRYGKELGEDSNFGDALLDAGESMKRLAEVKDSLDIEVKQNFIDPLQNLCDKDLKEIQHHLKKLEGRRLDFDYKKKRQGKIPDEELRQAMEKFEESKEVAETSMHNLLETDIEQVSQLSALVDAQLDYHRQAVQILDELAEKLKRRMREASSRPKREYKPKPRETYDFGDTDQSNGGFSCNPTPKVSDPSGPCLSLSPVPVGLSMSLFCLEAASASFRSDKPSRASVRSIPPLDQPCCKALYDFEPENDGELGFKEGDIITLTNQIDENWYEGMIHGQSGFFPLNYVEVLVPLPQ from the exons atGTCGGTGGCGGGGCTGAAGAAGCAGTTCTACAAAGCGAGCCAG CTGGTCAGCGAGAAGGTCGGAGGGGCCGAAGGGACCAAGTTAGATGATGACTTCAAGGAGATGGAAAAG AAAGTGGACCTGACCAGCAAGGCCGTCACAGAAGTACTGACCAGAACCATAGAGTACCTCCAGCCCAACCCAG CTTCCAGAGCCAAGCTCACCATGCTCAACACGATGTCCAAGATCCGCGGGCAGGTGAAGAACCCCGGCTACCCGCAGTccgaggggctgctgggggagtgCATGATCCGCTAcgggaaggagctgggagaggattCCAACTTCG GGGACGCGCTCCTCGACGCCGGTGAGTCCATGAAGCGCTTGGCCGAGGTGAAGGACTCGCTGGACATTGAAGTCAAACAAAACTTCATTGATCCCCTGCAGAACCTGTGTGACAAAGACCTGAAGGAGATCCAG CACCATCTCAAGAAGCTGGAAGGGAGACGCCTGGACTTTGACTACAAGAAGAAGCGACAGGGCAAGATCCCCGATGAGGAGCTCCGGCAGGCCATGGAGAAGTTTGAGGAATCCAAGGAAGTGGCAGAGACCAGCATGCACAACCTGCTGGAGACGGAT ATCGAGCAGGTGAGCCAGCTGTCCGCCCTGGTGGATGCCCAGCTGGATTACCACAGGCAGGCCGTGCAGATCCTGGACGAGCTCGCCGAGAAGCTCAAGCGCAG GATGAGGGAGGCCTCCTCACGTCCCAAGCGGGAGTACAAACCCAAGCCCAGGGAGACGTACGACTTCGGGGACACCGACCAGTCCAACGGGGGCTTCTCCTGCAACCCCACCCCCAAAGTCTCAG ATCCCTCCGggccctgcctgtccctgtctcCCGTTCCCGTTGGTTTAAGCATGTCTCTCTTTTGTTTGGAAGCAGCTTCCGCCTCTTTCCGGTCGGACAAGCCGTCCCGGGCCTCCGTCAGGAGTATCC cccccctggaccagccctgctgcaaagcCCTCTACGACTTCGAGCCCGAGAACGACGGCGAGCTGGGCTTCAAGGAGGGCGACATCATCACCCTGACGAACCAGATCGACGAGAACTGGTACGAGGGGATGATCCACGGCCAGTCCGGCTTCTTCCCGCTCAACTACGTGGAAGTGCTGGTCCCGCTACCTCAGTGA
- the SH3GL1 gene encoding endophilin-A2 isoform X2, with translation MSVAGLKKQFYKASQLVSEKVGGAEGTKLDDDFKEMEKKVDLTSKAVTEVLTRTIEYLQPNPASRAKLTMLNTMSKIRGQVKNPGYPQSEGLLGECMIRYGKELGEDSNFGDALLDAGESMKRLAEVKDSLDIEVKQNFIDPLQNLCDKDLKEIQHHLKKLEGRRLDFDYKKKRQGKIPDEELRQAMEKFEESKEVAETSMHNLLETDIEQVSQLSALVDAQLDYHRQAVQILDELAEKLKRRMREASSRPKREYKPKPRETYDFGDTDQSNGGFSCNPTPKVSASASFRSDKPSRASVRSIPPLDQPCCKALYDFEPENDGELGFKEGDIITLTNQIDENWYEGMIHGQSGFFPLNYVEVLVPLPQ, from the exons atGTCGGTGGCGGGGCTGAAGAAGCAGTTCTACAAAGCGAGCCAG CTGGTCAGCGAGAAGGTCGGAGGGGCCGAAGGGACCAAGTTAGATGATGACTTCAAGGAGATGGAAAAG AAAGTGGACCTGACCAGCAAGGCCGTCACAGAAGTACTGACCAGAACCATAGAGTACCTCCAGCCCAACCCAG CTTCCAGAGCCAAGCTCACCATGCTCAACACGATGTCCAAGATCCGCGGGCAGGTGAAGAACCCCGGCTACCCGCAGTccgaggggctgctgggggagtgCATGATCCGCTAcgggaaggagctgggagaggattCCAACTTCG GGGACGCGCTCCTCGACGCCGGTGAGTCCATGAAGCGCTTGGCCGAGGTGAAGGACTCGCTGGACATTGAAGTCAAACAAAACTTCATTGATCCCCTGCAGAACCTGTGTGACAAAGACCTGAAGGAGATCCAG CACCATCTCAAGAAGCTGGAAGGGAGACGCCTGGACTTTGACTACAAGAAGAAGCGACAGGGCAAGATCCCCGATGAGGAGCTCCGGCAGGCCATGGAGAAGTTTGAGGAATCCAAGGAAGTGGCAGAGACCAGCATGCACAACCTGCTGGAGACGGAT ATCGAGCAGGTGAGCCAGCTGTCCGCCCTGGTGGATGCCCAGCTGGATTACCACAGGCAGGCCGTGCAGATCCTGGACGAGCTCGCCGAGAAGCTCAAGCGCAG GATGAGGGAGGCCTCCTCACGTCCCAAGCGGGAGTACAAACCCAAGCCCAGGGAGACGTACGACTTCGGGGACACCGACCAGTCCAACGGGGGCTTCTCCTGCAACCCCACCCCCAAAGTCTCAG CTTCCGCCTCTTTCCGGTCGGACAAGCCGTCCCGGGCCTCCGTCAGGAGTATCC cccccctggaccagccctgctgcaaagcCCTCTACGACTTCGAGCCCGAGAACGACGGCGAGCTGGGCTTCAAGGAGGGCGACATCATCACCCTGACGAACCAGATCGACGAGAACTGGTACGAGGGGATGATCCACGGCCAGTCCGGCTTCTTCCCGCTCAACTACGTGGAAGTGCTGGTCCCGCTACCTCAGTGA